A single Syngnathoides biaculeatus isolate LvHL_M chromosome 18, ASM1980259v1, whole genome shotgun sequence DNA region contains:
- the nherf4b gene encoding NHERF family PDZ scaffold protein 4b isoform X1: protein MTSSTGLVEMEFGTKKFTFNPKEGIDNPLMVITEESTPRPHLCVLKKEKGETYGFHLRVEWVKQGHIIRNVVSGGVAGRCGLEDGDRLLEVNNVYVVDASHQEVARRIKQSGQHLCLLVLDGEAFDKAVAKKQDLRDLVKAYKSENLKPPRLCHITRDPILGLGINFTPIGAEKGCFAVNLVQGGAAEKAGVRKGDRLVWMNGAVVSDLTHSALSRMMKKCCKYITILVIDSESEKKYTQLRMPILPTMAVPQNLPYRSRKIDLDLAPEGYGFHLCFEKAPSGRTAHVLRNVDTGSPAERAGVRDGDVLLEVNGESVELLDHDEIVRRVRENDQHVSLTTIIPQGHEFYTQLGLSPLLFCEDDAVKMESCERICATQHCRQNDSVCSSKSRLCFLQKGPLGFGFNLGCMPQCPGTFISEVAPGSPGKNAGLTMGDIVIEVNGQNVEDKSLEDVIMLIKEGGPCLSLLVKDKEDYDNLRKTDLLDISNNEGEETEVSRL from the exons GAAATTTACATTTAATCCTAAAGAGGGAATTGACAATCCACTGATGGTCATCACAGAAG AGTCGACACCAAGACCACATCTCTGTGTTCTTAAAAAGGAGAAAGGGGAGACCTATGGATTTCACCTGAGAGTAGAATGGGTGAAACAAGGTCACATTATCAGAAATGTGGTGTCTGGAGGGGTTGCAGGGCGTTGTGGACTTGAAGATGGAGACAGGCTTCTCGAGGTCAACAACGTCTATGTAGTGGATGCTTCTCACCAGGAG GTGGCCAGGAGAATAAAGCAAAGTGGACAGCACCTATGCTTATTGGTTCTTGATGGGGAGGCATTTGACAAAGCAGTCGCCAAGAAGCAGGACCTTCGGGATCTTGTCAAAGCATATAAGAGCGAAAACTTGAAACCACCAAGACTATGTCACATTACCAGAGATCCTATCTTGGGTCTGGGTATTAACTTCACACCTATTGGAG CTGAAAAGGGTTGCTTCGCTGTCAACCTGGTACAAGGAGGAGCAGCTGAAAAGGCCGGTGTACGTAAAGGGGATCGGCTGGTGTGGATGAATGGAGCCGTGGTTTCCGATCTCACACACTCTGCACTCAGCAGGATG ATGAAAAAATGCTGCAAATACATCACCATCCTGGTGATTGACAGCGAGAGTGAGAAGAAATACACTCAACTAAGGATGCCTATACTCCCTACTATGGCAGTCCCACAAAACCTGCCCTATAGATCAAGAAAAATAGATCTGGATTTGGCACCCGAGGGCTATGGTTTCCACCTTTGCTTTGAGAAGGCACCATCAGGACGTACAG CTCATGTGCTGCGGAACGTGGACACTGGCAGTCCTGCAGAGAGGGCTGGGGTGCGGGATGGCGATGTCCTGCTGGAGGTCAATGGAGAGTCTGTGGAGTTGCTGGACCATGATGAGATTGTGAGAAGAGTGAGAGAGAATGACCAACATGTCTCACTTACCACAATTATTCCACAGGGCCACGAGTTTTACACACAG ttaggTCTGTCACCTCTCCTCTTCTGTGAGGATGATGCCGTTAAGATGGAAAGCTGCGAACGAATCTGTGCAACACAACATTGTCGACAAAATGATAGTGTATGTTCATCCAAGTCCAGACtgtgttttcttcaaaaaggcCCCTTGGGGTTCGGCTTCAACCTTGGCTGTATGCCACAGTGTCCTGGAACCTTCATCAGTGAA GTAGCCCCAGGAAGTCCGGGGAAGAACGCAGGACTAACAATGGGTGATATAGTGATCGAAGTTAATGGGCAAAATGTGGAGGATAAATCCCTGGAAGATGTGATAATGCTTATAAAGGAAGGTGGACCATGTCTTTCCTTACTTGTTAAGGATAAGGAGGACTACGACAACTTGAGAAAGACTGACTTACTTGATATCAGCAACAATGAG GGTGAAGAAACAGAGGTTTCACGCTTGTGA
- the nherf4b gene encoding NHERF family PDZ scaffold protein 4b isoform X2: MEFGTKKFTFNPKEGIDNPLMVITEESTPRPHLCVLKKEKGETYGFHLRVEWVKQGHIIRNVVSGGVAGRCGLEDGDRLLEVNNVYVVDASHQEVARRIKQSGQHLCLLVLDGEAFDKAVAKKQDLRDLVKAYKSENLKPPRLCHITRDPILGLGINFTPIGAEKGCFAVNLVQGGAAEKAGVRKGDRLVWMNGAVVSDLTHSALSRMMKKCCKYITILVIDSESEKKYTQLRMPILPTMAVPQNLPYRSRKIDLDLAPEGYGFHLCFEKAPSGRTAHVLRNVDTGSPAERAGVRDGDVLLEVNGESVELLDHDEIVRRVRENDQHVSLTTIIPQGHEFYTQLGLSPLLFCEDDAVKMESCERICATQHCRQNDSVCSSKSRLCFLQKGPLGFGFNLGCMPQCPGTFISEVAPGSPGKNAGLTMGDIVIEVNGQNVEDKSLEDVIMLIKEGGPCLSLLVKDKEDYDNLRKTDLLDISNNEGEETEVSRL, encoded by the exons GAAATTTACATTTAATCCTAAAGAGGGAATTGACAATCCACTGATGGTCATCACAGAAG AGTCGACACCAAGACCACATCTCTGTGTTCTTAAAAAGGAGAAAGGGGAGACCTATGGATTTCACCTGAGAGTAGAATGGGTGAAACAAGGTCACATTATCAGAAATGTGGTGTCTGGAGGGGTTGCAGGGCGTTGTGGACTTGAAGATGGAGACAGGCTTCTCGAGGTCAACAACGTCTATGTAGTGGATGCTTCTCACCAGGAG GTGGCCAGGAGAATAAAGCAAAGTGGACAGCACCTATGCTTATTGGTTCTTGATGGGGAGGCATTTGACAAAGCAGTCGCCAAGAAGCAGGACCTTCGGGATCTTGTCAAAGCATATAAGAGCGAAAACTTGAAACCACCAAGACTATGTCACATTACCAGAGATCCTATCTTGGGTCTGGGTATTAACTTCACACCTATTGGAG CTGAAAAGGGTTGCTTCGCTGTCAACCTGGTACAAGGAGGAGCAGCTGAAAAGGCCGGTGTACGTAAAGGGGATCGGCTGGTGTGGATGAATGGAGCCGTGGTTTCCGATCTCACACACTCTGCACTCAGCAGGATG ATGAAAAAATGCTGCAAATACATCACCATCCTGGTGATTGACAGCGAGAGTGAGAAGAAATACACTCAACTAAGGATGCCTATACTCCCTACTATGGCAGTCCCACAAAACCTGCCCTATAGATCAAGAAAAATAGATCTGGATTTGGCACCCGAGGGCTATGGTTTCCACCTTTGCTTTGAGAAGGCACCATCAGGACGTACAG CTCATGTGCTGCGGAACGTGGACACTGGCAGTCCTGCAGAGAGGGCTGGGGTGCGGGATGGCGATGTCCTGCTGGAGGTCAATGGAGAGTCTGTGGAGTTGCTGGACCATGATGAGATTGTGAGAAGAGTGAGAGAGAATGACCAACATGTCTCACTTACCACAATTATTCCACAGGGCCACGAGTTTTACACACAG ttaggTCTGTCACCTCTCCTCTTCTGTGAGGATGATGCCGTTAAGATGGAAAGCTGCGAACGAATCTGTGCAACACAACATTGTCGACAAAATGATAGTGTATGTTCATCCAAGTCCAGACtgtgttttcttcaaaaaggcCCCTTGGGGTTCGGCTTCAACCTTGGCTGTATGCCACAGTGTCCTGGAACCTTCATCAGTGAA GTAGCCCCAGGAAGTCCGGGGAAGAACGCAGGACTAACAATGGGTGATATAGTGATCGAAGTTAATGGGCAAAATGTGGAGGATAAATCCCTGGAAGATGTGATAATGCTTATAAAGGAAGGTGGACCATGTCTTTCCTTACTTGTTAAGGATAAGGAGGACTACGACAACTTGAGAAAGACTGACTTACTTGATATCAGCAACAATGAG GGTGAAGAAACAGAGGTTTCACGCTTGTGA